One segment of Panicum virgatum strain AP13 chromosome 3K, P.virgatum_v5, whole genome shotgun sequence DNA contains the following:
- the LOC120699007 gene encoding uncharacterized protein LOC120699007, producing the protein MRIERCLQLQVPVSAAMIPSIHIDLATWSPIYKAHTKLQAQTQPCSAPLRPALPETAAIYLRRSISSCRFGSKMAADNTKTSWPEVEGLPGEVAKRKILADRPGLHVIVLPVGSVVTADFDIKRVRVFVNKIGNVAQVPKVG; encoded by the coding sequence ATGCGAATCGAAAGATGCCTGCAGCTGCAAGTCCCCGTCTCAGCTGCCATGATCCCATCGATCCACATCGATCTAGCTACCTGGTCTCCTATATATAAAGCACACACCAAGCTCCAGGCACAAACCCAACCGTGCTCAGCTCCTCTCCGGCCGGCTCTCCCTGAAACTGCTGCCATCTATCTTCGCCGATCGATCAGCAGCTGCAGGTTCGGGTCGAAAATGGCCGCCGACAACACGAAGACGTCGTGGCCGGAGGTGGAGGGGCTGCCGGGCGAGGTGGCCAAGCGGAAGATCCTGGCGGACCGGCCGGGCCTGCATGTCATCGTCCTGCCCGTCGGCTCCGTCGTGACCGCCGATTTCGACATCAAGCGCGTCCGCGTCTTCGTCAACAAGATCGGCAACGTGGCACAGGTCCCCAAAGTCGGCTAG